The following proteins come from a genomic window of Cryptosporangium phraense:
- a CDS encoding isoamylase early set domain-containing protein: MLKRTPVNGTKTKVTFSLPIDDSTPSVSVVGDFNGWQPGKHELTPRRNGVRSVTLTLPSGEHRFRYLGTGGVWLDDAEADRIDAQGSVLVV; the protein is encoded by the coding sequence GTGCTCAAGCGCACACCGGTGAACGGCACCAAGACCAAGGTCACATTCAGCCTGCCGATCGACGACTCGACGCCCTCGGTGAGCGTCGTCGGGGACTTCAACGGCTGGCAGCCGGGCAAGCACGAGCTGACCCCGCGACGCAACGGAGTCCGCAGCGTCACGCTCACGCTGCCGTCCGGCGAGCATCGCTTCCGCTACCTGGGCACCGGCGGCGTCTGGCTCGACGACGCCGAGGCCGACCGGATCGACGCCCAGGGCAGCGTCCTCGTCGTCTGA
- a CDS encoding menaquinone biosynthetic enzyme MqnA/MqnD family protein, protein MKQDAPRRPRVGHIQFLNCLPIYYGLVRTGALLDVDLSKDTPDRLNDALVRGDLDIGPISLVEYLRNADQLLLLPDIAVGSDGPVLSVNIVSQRPLEELDGRRVALGSTSRTSVLLARMLLAERYGVRPEYYVCPPDLGVMMQEAEAGVLIGDAALRALYEGPDMGLTVTDLGAAWREWSGSPMVFAVWAARRDFVERHPGQVKDVHDAFLRSRDLCLTQIDDVAADAARWEVFDAATLANYFRTLDFSLGARQVDGLRAFAAKAAAAGEVPPLPAAGPEFVQL, encoded by the coding sequence GTGAAACAGGACGCTCCCCGACGCCCCCGGGTCGGACACATCCAGTTCCTGAACTGCCTCCCGATCTACTACGGGCTGGTCCGTACCGGAGCGCTGCTCGACGTCGACCTCAGCAAGGACACCCCCGACCGGCTGAACGACGCGCTGGTCCGCGGTGACCTCGACATCGGGCCGATCAGCCTGGTCGAGTACCTGCGCAACGCCGACCAGCTGCTGCTCCTGCCGGACATCGCGGTCGGCTCGGACGGGCCGGTGCTGTCGGTGAACATCGTGTCGCAGCGGCCGCTCGAGGAGCTGGACGGCCGCCGGGTCGCGCTCGGCTCGACCAGCCGCACCAGCGTGCTGCTGGCCCGGATGCTGCTGGCCGAGCGGTACGGCGTCCGGCCCGAGTACTACGTCTGCCCGCCGGACCTCGGCGTGATGATGCAGGAGGCCGAGGCCGGCGTCCTGATCGGCGACGCCGCGCTGCGCGCGCTGTACGAGGGCCCCGACATGGGGCTGACCGTGACCGACCTCGGTGCGGCCTGGCGGGAGTGGAGCGGGTCGCCGATGGTGTTCGCGGTCTGGGCCGCTCGGCGCGACTTCGTCGAGCGCCATCCGGGCCAGGTCAAGGACGTCCACGATGCCTTTCTGCGGTCGCGTGACCTCTGCCTGACCCAGATCGACGACGTCGCCGCGGACGCCGCCCGCTGGGAGGTGTTCGACGCCGCGACGCTGGCCAACTACTTCCGGACGCTGGACTTCTCGCTCGGGGCCCGCCAGGTCGACGGGTTGCGGGCGTTCGCGGCCAAGGCGGCCGCAGCCGGCGAGGTTCCGCCCCTTCCGGCCGCCGGGCCGGAGTTCGTTCAGCTCTAG
- a CDS encoding molybdopterin-dependent oxidoreductase, translating into MRTRSWALPALAGVAAAASALGVAEVVAAFVGPSSSPVTAVSGAIVDRIPRSLEQFGVQTLGHWDKPVLTVIILVVLAGIAVAAGILARRRVAFGLLVFVAFAVIGVLATASRPDSTTMAVWPTVVGAGVGMAVLSLLVPRALAVEDSVRAAEPADVGGAAGSASAAATTPAAVRAGAPVAPPPLPTLGGGAGSRRSFLYLAAGTTAAAAVVGGGGRLIGRWRGVSEERAAITLPKPADPAPPLPAGAKLDAEGVSPLFTPNSDFYRVDTAFVLPQVNPKNYKLRIHGRVAREMEFTYQDLLDRPLVERDVTLTCVSNDVGGDLVGNARWLGVRLKDLLDEVEPDPDADQLVGRSADGWTCGTPTAACRDGRDALIAVGMNGEPLPVAHGFPVRMVVPGLYGYVSATKWLVDLELSRFSDFDAYWVPRGWAQQAPIKVASRIDTPRAGAKVSDTVTVAGVAWAQHVGIAKVELKVDDGPWQQATLAAQDSIDTWRQWRWDWKPSGSGDHVISVRATNADGVTQPEQYEPPAPDGSQGWHSVDVTVR; encoded by the coding sequence GTGAGAACTCGTTCGTGGGCTCTGCCCGCGCTGGCCGGTGTCGCTGCGGCGGCGTCGGCGCTGGGTGTGGCCGAGGTGGTGGCGGCGTTCGTCGGGCCGTCGTCGTCGCCGGTGACCGCGGTGTCGGGGGCGATCGTCGACCGGATTCCGCGGTCGCTCGAGCAGTTCGGGGTGCAGACGCTCGGGCACTGGGACAAGCCGGTGCTGACCGTGATCATTCTGGTCGTGCTGGCCGGGATCGCGGTGGCGGCGGGAATTCTGGCCAGGCGTCGGGTAGCGTTCGGATTGCTGGTATTTGTTGCTTTTGCGGTAATTGGAGTGCTTGCTACCGCGTCGCGTCCGGACTCGACCACCATGGCGGTCTGGCCGACCGTGGTCGGCGCGGGGGTCGGCATGGCGGTGCTGTCTTTGCTGGTACCGCGCGCGCTGGCCGTCGAGGACTCCGTCCGGGCCGCGGAGCCGGCCGATGTCGGGGGTGCGGCCGGCTCCGCCTCTGCCGCCGCGACCACGCCCGCCGCCGTGCGCGCGGGCGCGCCGGTCGCGCCGCCGCCTCTGCCGACGCTCGGCGGCGGCGCCGGTTCGCGGCGATCGTTTCTCTACCTGGCGGCCGGCACCACGGCGGCGGCCGCGGTCGTCGGGGGTGGAGGGCGGCTGATCGGGCGGTGGCGCGGGGTCAGCGAGGAGCGCGCCGCGATCACGCTGCCGAAACCCGCCGACCCGGCGCCCCCGCTCCCGGCCGGCGCGAAGCTCGACGCCGAGGGCGTCAGCCCGCTCTTCACCCCGAACAGCGACTTCTACCGGGTCGACACCGCGTTCGTGCTCCCCCAGGTGAACCCCAAGAACTACAAGCTCCGGATCCACGGCCGCGTCGCCCGCGAAATGGAGTTCACCTACCAGGACCTCCTCGACCGGCCCCTGGTCGAGCGCGACGTCACGCTCACCTGCGTCTCCAACGACGTCGGCGGTGACCTGGTCGGAAACGCGCGCTGGCTGGGCGTCCGACTGAAGGACCTGTTGGACGAGGTCGAGCCGGACCCCGACGCGGATCAGCTCGTCGGCCGCTCGGCCGACGGCTGGACCTGCGGAACCCCGACGGCGGCCTGCCGGGACGGGCGGGACGCGCTGATCGCGGTCGGCATGAACGGCGAGCCACTGCCGGTGGCGCACGGATTCCCGGTGCGGATGGTCGTACCCGGCCTGTACGGGTACGTGTCGGCGACGAAGTGGCTGGTCGACCTGGAGCTGAGCCGGTTCAGCGACTTCGACGCGTACTGGGTCCCGCGCGGCTGGGCGCAGCAGGCGCCGATCAAGGTCGCGTCCCGGATCGACACGCCCCGGGCCGGAGCGAAGGTGTCCGACACGGTGACGGTGGCCGGCGTGGCCTGGGCCCAGCACGTGGGCATCGCGAAGGTGGAGCTCAAAGTCGACGACGGCCCCTGGCAGCAGGCGACGCTGGCCGCCCAGGACTCGATCGACACCTGGCGTCAGTGGCGCTGGGACTGGAAGCCCTCCGGCTCCGGAGATCACGTGATCAGCGTCCGGGCGACGAACGCCGACGGGGTGACCCAGCCCGAGCAGTACGAGCCGCCCGCCCCGGACGGCTCACAGGGCTGGCACTCCGTCGACGTGACCGTCCGCTAA
- the mqnC gene encoding cyclic dehypoxanthinyl futalosine synthase, which translates to MTGTAATADILQRAADGGRISPDEALLLYTDAPLHGLGEAADTVRRRMYGDIAHIATYIIDRNINYTNVCVTACKFCAFYRAPKHKEGWSHDLDEILRRCDEAVKLGATQIMLQGGHHPEYGVEYYETVFSAIKRDFPSLTLHSLGASEVEHMSRVSGVSIEESITRIHAAGLDSFAGAGAEILVERPRKVIAPLKESGERWLEVMETAHGLGVESTATFMMGTGETNAERIEHMRMIRDVQDRTGGFRSFIPWTYQPENNHLKGKTQATSLEYLRLVATARLFFDNVRHLQGSWLTTGKDIGQLTLHYGADDLGSVMLEENVVSSAGAKHRSNRTELIHLMRSAGRTPAQRDTLYDHLVVHEDPANDPSDDHIVSHFASTALPGGGVGRNLPLVEAS; encoded by the coding sequence GTGACCGGAACCGCTGCCACTGCCGACATCCTCCAGCGCGCCGCTGACGGCGGCCGCATCTCGCCGGACGAGGCGTTGCTGCTCTACACCGACGCCCCGCTGCACGGGCTCGGCGAGGCGGCCGACACGGTCCGGCGGCGGATGTACGGCGACATCGCCCACATCGCGACGTACATCATCGACCGGAACATCAACTACACGAACGTCTGCGTCACCGCGTGCAAGTTCTGCGCGTTCTACCGCGCGCCGAAGCACAAGGAAGGCTGGTCGCACGATCTCGACGAGATCCTGCGCCGCTGCGACGAGGCCGTGAAGCTCGGTGCGACGCAGATCATGCTCCAGGGTGGCCATCACCCGGAGTACGGCGTCGAGTACTACGAGACGGTGTTCAGCGCGATCAAGCGCGACTTCCCGTCGCTGACGCTGCACTCGCTCGGCGCGTCCGAGGTCGAGCACATGTCCCGCGTCTCCGGGGTGTCGATCGAGGAGTCGATCACCCGCATCCACGCGGCCGGGCTCGACTCGTTCGCCGGGGCCGGGGCGGAGATCCTGGTCGAGCGTCCGCGGAAGGTGATCGCGCCGCTCAAGGAGTCGGGTGAGCGCTGGCTCGAGGTGATGGAGACCGCGCACGGGCTCGGCGTCGAGTCGACCGCGACGTTCATGATGGGCACCGGCGAGACGAACGCCGAGCGCATCGAGCACATGCGGATGATCCGTGACGTGCAAGACCGCACCGGCGGTTTCCGCTCGTTCATCCCCTGGACGTACCAGCCCGAGAACAACCACCTGAAGGGCAAGACGCAGGCCACCAGCCTGGAGTATCTCCGCCTGGTCGCAACCGCCCGGCTGTTCTTCGACAACGTCCGGCACCTGCAGGGCTCGTGGCTGACGACCGGCAAGGACATCGGCCAGCTGACGCTCCACTACGGCGCGGACGACCTCGGCTCGGTGATGCTCGAGGAGAACGTGGTGTCCAGCGCCGGGGCCAAGCACCGGTCGAACCGCACCGAGCTGATCCACCTGATGCGCAGCGCCGGGCGGACGCCGGCCCAGCGCGACACGCTCTACGACCACCTCGTCGTGCATGAGGACCCGGCGAACGACCCGAGCGACGACCACATCGTGTCGCACTTCGCGTCGACCGCGTTGCCTGGTGGCGGCGTCGGCCGGAACCTTCCGTTGGTCGAGGCGAGCTGA
- a CDS encoding MerR family transcriptional regulator — translation MASDEGAVRASWAGPRLTAGAVARRLGVAVTTLRTWDQRYGLGPTEHEAGRHRRYSAEDVRRLEMMRRLTFQGVSPADAARTALAARADELTEPSARPAARVPSRRVMPVGLAQAAARGLARAAGSMDSDAIAEEIRTCLRTYGTVLTWTEVLVPVLSALGQRWQAGHSVVEIEHLLSWHISTELRMVVPGPSGPRRSRNNDEPIPALAPPRTLLASVEDEQHTLPLEALAAALREARRGTRILGARVPTDAMVEAVRRTGPAVVVLWSQIPDTADPTVFTRLAALGRPVRMVAAGPGWLASRRRMPSGVALPTTLVEAVEGVLAALGGPTGTGASRDAGRRLSR, via the coding sequence GTGGCGAGTGACGAAGGGGCGGTGCGCGCTTCCTGGGCGGGACCGCGCCTGACCGCGGGAGCGGTCGCGAGGCGTCTCGGCGTCGCCGTCACCACCCTGCGCACCTGGGATCAGCGCTACGGCCTCGGGCCCACCGAGCACGAGGCCGGGCGGCACCGGCGCTACTCCGCGGAAGACGTCCGCCGGCTGGAGATGATGCGCCGGCTGACGTTCCAGGGCGTGTCACCGGCCGACGCCGCCCGCACCGCGCTGGCGGCCAGGGCCGATGAGCTGACCGAACCGTCTGCACGGCCGGCCGCGCGGGTGCCCAGCCGCCGGGTCATGCCGGTGGGGCTGGCCCAGGCCGCTGCCCGCGGGCTGGCCCGGGCCGCCGGCAGCATGGACTCGGACGCGATCGCGGAAGAGATCCGGACCTGTCTGCGCACCTACGGCACGGTGCTGACCTGGACCGAAGTGCTGGTGCCGGTGCTGTCGGCGCTGGGCCAGCGCTGGCAGGCCGGGCACAGCGTCGTCGAGATCGAACACCTGCTGTCGTGGCACATCTCGACCGAGCTGCGGATGGTGGTGCCGGGCCCGTCCGGCCCGCGCCGGTCGCGGAACAACGACGAACCGATCCCGGCCCTCGCGCCACCTCGGACGCTGCTCGCGTCGGTCGAGGACGAACAGCACACGCTGCCGCTCGAAGCGCTGGCCGCGGCCCTGCGCGAAGCCCGGCGCGGTACCCGGATCCTCGGCGCCCGGGTGCCGACCGACGCGATGGTCGAGGCCGTGCGTCGCACCGGGCCGGCCGTCGTCGTGCTCTGGTCGCAGATACCGGACACCGCCGATCCGACCGTCTTCACGCGGCTGGCCGCCCTCGGGCGTCCGGTGCGGATGGTGGCCGCCGGGCCGGGCTGGCTGGCCTCGCGCCGACGGATGCCGAGTGGGGTCGCCCTGCCGACGACGCTGGTCGAAGCCGTGGAGGGCGTGCTGGCGGCGCTCGGCGGCCCGACCGGAACCGGAGCTTCTCGAGATGCGGGCCGGCGCCTCTCACGATAG
- a CDS encoding polyprenyl synthetase family protein, protein MPKPRPTSVDVRARVGLVLEDFLADYTGVLGRVGEELSDLDAPLQAAVLSGGKRLRPLFAYWGARAAGAPDDESLVRAAASLELLHAFALIHDDVMDDSDLRRGRPSAHRALAAAHRAGGRHGDADRYGTATAILLGDLLLVLSEQMLTSSGAGARARDVFASMRLELMAGQYLDIAAPTRGGVSLDRALRIAQYKSGKYTVEAPLHLGAAVAGAPVAVVDAYTAFALPIGEAFQLRDDLLGVFGDSAVTGKPSGEDLREGKQTALIALTRSNASAAGTELLESQLGTPDVDVDALRGVIVDSGACDLVERMIEERCAHALAVLDAAPLTREGRDALRELASAAVDRVA, encoded by the coding sequence GTGCCGAAACCCAGACCGACGAGCGTCGACGTCCGGGCGCGCGTCGGCCTGGTGCTGGAAGACTTCCTCGCCGACTACACCGGGGTGCTGGGCCGGGTGGGCGAGGAGCTGTCCGACCTCGACGCGCCGCTGCAGGCCGCGGTGCTGTCCGGGGGCAAGCGCCTCCGGCCGCTGTTCGCGTACTGGGGCGCCCGGGCCGCCGGGGCCCCGGACGACGAGTCGCTGGTCCGGGCGGCCGCGTCGCTGGAGCTGCTGCACGCGTTCGCGCTGATCCACGACGACGTGATGGACGACTCCGACCTGCGTCGCGGACGCCCGTCGGCGCACCGGGCGCTGGCGGCGGCGCACCGGGCCGGCGGGCGGCACGGCGACGCCGACCGGTACGGGACGGCGACCGCGATCCTGCTCGGCGATCTCCTGCTCGTGCTCTCGGAGCAGATGCTGACGTCGTCCGGCGCCGGGGCCCGGGCGCGGGACGTGTTCGCGTCGATGCGGCTGGAGCTGATGGCCGGGCAGTACCTCGACATCGCGGCGCCGACCCGGGGCGGGGTGTCGCTGGACCGCGCGCTGCGGATCGCCCAGTACAAGAGCGGCAAGTACACGGTGGAGGCTCCGCTGCACCTGGGCGCGGCGGTGGCCGGCGCGCCGGTCGCGGTGGTGGACGCGTACACCGCGTTCGCGCTGCCGATCGGCGAGGCGTTCCAGCTCCGCGACGACCTGCTCGGGGTGTTCGGTGACAGCGCGGTGACCGGCAAGCCGTCGGGGGAAGACCTGCGCGAGGGCAAGCAGACCGCTCTGATCGCGCTGACCCGCTCGAACGCGTCGGCGGCGGGTACCGAGCTGCTCGAATCGCAGCTGGGCACCCCGGACGTCGACGTGGACGCGCTGCGCGGGGTGATCGTCGACTCGGGCGCGTGCGACCTGGTCGAGCGGATGATCGAGGAGCGGTGCGCGCACGCGCTGGCCGTGCTCGACGCCGCACCGCTGACCCGGGAGGGCCGCGACGCGCTGCGAGAGCTGGCGTCCGCCGCCGTGGACCGCGTCGCCTGA
- a CDS encoding AMP-binding protein, whose translation MYTTQLASTLIKAGVIAPGRPDRVAKQLAALRSWGLSLAGGYTSAAARDPDRIALIDERRQVTFAELIDRATRISQGLAQRGVQGRTRVAVLCRNHAGLIEALVASAMLGADTVLMNTGLSGSQLQAVLREQKVELLIADDEFVRLIGGPPPGVPLVVAWDEDGGHTTLEDLVGGNPGGRAAPPEIVGRTIVLTSGTTGAPKGARRPPPHGLGALASILSKIPLKVRDTIAIPAPLFHTWGFAGLQVGMGLRATLVLRRRFDPETALADLADHHANGVFVVPIMMQRMLELSPDVRAKYDLSALRAVASSGSALIGDFALHFMDAFGDVLYNLYGSTEVSWATIATPADLRRAPRTAGGKPLGTRIAILDAEGRELPVGTPGRIFVANGMLFEGYTNGAGKEVKDGFMSTGDVGHLDDTGLLFVDGRDDDMIVSGGENVFPREVENILTEAAEVREVAVLGVPDPEWGQRLVAYVVLHEGSALDAEGVRELVKARAARYCVPRDVHFLPELPRNATGKVVPRLLRGV comes from the coding sequence GTGTACACCACCCAGCTCGCCTCGACGCTGATCAAGGCCGGCGTCATCGCGCCCGGGCGCCCGGACCGCGTCGCCAAGCAGCTCGCCGCCCTCCGCAGCTGGGGCCTGAGCCTGGCCGGCGGCTACACCAGCGCCGCCGCCCGCGACCCCGACCGGATCGCGCTGATCGACGAACGGCGCCAGGTCACGTTCGCCGAGCTCATCGATCGCGCCACCCGCATCTCGCAGGGCCTGGCCCAGCGAGGCGTGCAGGGCAGGACCCGGGTCGCCGTGCTGTGCCGCAACCACGCCGGTCTGATCGAGGCGCTGGTCGCCAGCGCCATGCTCGGCGCCGACACCGTGCTGATGAACACCGGCCTCTCCGGCAGCCAGCTCCAGGCGGTGCTGCGCGAGCAGAAGGTCGAACTGCTCATCGCCGACGACGAGTTCGTCCGGCTCATCGGCGGTCCGCCGCCCGGCGTCCCCCTGGTCGTGGCCTGGGACGAAGACGGCGGGCACACGACGCTCGAGGACCTCGTCGGCGGGAACCCCGGCGGCCGGGCCGCGCCGCCCGAGATCGTCGGGCGGACGATCGTGCTGACCTCGGGCACCACCGGCGCGCCGAAAGGCGCGCGACGGCCGCCGCCGCACGGGCTCGGGGCCCTCGCGTCGATCCTGTCGAAGATCCCGCTGAAGGTGCGGGACACGATCGCGATCCCGGCGCCGCTGTTCCACACCTGGGGATTCGCCGGGCTGCAGGTCGGGATGGGGCTGCGGGCGACGCTCGTGCTGCGCCGCCGGTTCGATCCCGAGACCGCGCTCGCCGATCTGGCCGACCACCACGCCAACGGCGTCTTCGTCGTCCCGATCATGATGCAGCGGATGCTGGAGCTGTCGCCCGACGTCCGGGCGAAGTACGACCTGAGCGCGCTGCGCGCGGTAGCGAGCAGCGGGTCGGCGCTGATCGGGGACTTCGCGCTGCACTTCATGGACGCGTTCGGCGACGTCCTCTACAACCTGTACGGGTCGACCGAGGTGTCGTGGGCGACGATCGCGACGCCGGCCGACCTCCGCCGGGCTCCGCGCACCGCGGGCGGCAAGCCGCTCGGTACCCGGATCGCGATCCTGGACGCCGAGGGGCGCGAGCTGCCGGTCGGGACGCCGGGGCGGATCTTCGTGGCCAACGGGATGTTGTTCGAGGGCTACACGAACGGCGCGGGCAAAGAGGTCAAGGACGGGTTCATGAGCACCGGGGACGTCGGGCACCTCGACGACACGGGGTTGTTGTTCGTGGACGGCCGCGACGACGACATGATCGTGTCGGGCGGCGAGAACGTGTTCCCGCGCGAGGTCGAGAACATCCTGACCGAGGCGGCCGAGGTCCGCGAGGTCGCGGTGCTCGGGGTGCCCGACCCGGAGTGGGGCCAGCGGCTGGTCGCGTACGTGGTGCTCCACGAGGGCTCCGCGCTGGACGCGGAGGGCGTGCGTGAGCTGGTGAAGGCCCGGGCGGCCCGATACTGCGTGCCCCGGGACGTGCACTTCCTGCCCGAGCTACCGCGCAACGCCACCGGGAAGGTCGTCCCGCGGCTGCTCCGCGGGGTGTGA
- a CDS encoding SCP2 sterol-binding domain-containing protein, giving the protein MSLAEIDPKKISVEEFEALLASASEENLDDVDPAAFARLIGRARRDQLDAVMKSPLRTAVLDQILRRFAEHYRAGQPRARKVIHWKVTGGPDGSTDEFELVLHGDRCDVNASPEHEADTTIILGGPEFLLLTSGNGKPTTMFMTGKLKVRGDLGLAAVLAKIFEIPG; this is encoded by the coding sequence ATGTCGTTGGCCGAGATAGACCCGAAGAAGATCAGCGTCGAGGAGTTCGAGGCGCTCCTGGCGTCCGCGTCCGAGGAGAACCTCGACGACGTCGATCCGGCCGCGTTCGCCCGGCTGATCGGCCGCGCCCGGCGCGACCAGCTCGACGCGGTGATGAAGAGCCCACTGCGGACGGCCGTCCTCGACCAGATCCTCCGGCGCTTCGCCGAGCACTACCGCGCCGGTCAGCCCCGGGCCCGGAAGGTCATCCACTGGAAGGTGACCGGCGGCCCGGACGGGAGCACCGACGAGTTCGAGCTCGTGCTGCACGGCGATCGCTGCGACGTGAACGCGTCGCCGGAGCACGAGGCCGACACGACGATCATCCTCGGCGGCCCCGAGTTCCTGCTGCTCACGTCGGGCAACGGCAAGCCGACGACGATGTTCATGACCGGGAAGCTCAAGGTGCGGGGCGACCTGGGCCTGGCCGCGGTGCTGGCCAAGATCTTCGAGATCCCGGGCTGA
- a CDS encoding demethylmenaquinone methyltransferase, translating into MTRASLDKRPGDVAAMFDQVAARYDLTNTVLSFAQDRRWRAITADVLDLRPGERCLDLAAGTAVSTAELAHSGADVVACDFSLGMLREGRDRGVPLVAGDAMHLPFPDATFDAVTISFGLRNVADTKAGLAEMARVTKPGGRLVVLEFSHPTWAPFRTVYTEYLMKALPRVARTVSSAPDAYVYLAESIRAWPTQEDLAHTVAATGWSKVRWRNLTGGIVALHHAFRS; encoded by the coding sequence ATGACGCGGGCATCACTGGACAAGCGGCCGGGCGACGTTGCGGCGATGTTCGATCAGGTCGCGGCTCGCTACGACCTCACGAACACGGTGCTCTCGTTCGCGCAGGACCGGCGGTGGCGCGCGATCACCGCCGACGTGCTCGACCTGCGGCCGGGGGAGCGGTGCCTCGACCTCGCCGCCGGTACCGCGGTCTCCACCGCCGAGCTGGCGCACTCCGGCGCCGACGTGGTCGCCTGCGACTTCTCGCTCGGGATGCTGCGCGAGGGCCGCGACCGGGGCGTCCCCCTGGTGGCCGGCGACGCGATGCACCTGCCGTTCCCCGATGCGACGTTCGACGCGGTGACGATCTCGTTCGGGCTGCGCAACGTGGCCGACACGAAGGCCGGGCTGGCCGAGATGGCGCGGGTCACCAAGCCCGGGGGCCGCCTCGTCGTGCTCGAGTTCAGCCACCCGACCTGGGCGCCGTTCCGCACGGTCTACACCGAGTACCTGATGAAGGCGCTACCGCGGGTCGCCCGCACGGTGAGCAGCGCCCCGGACGCGTACGTCTACCTGGCCGAGTCGATCCGCGCCTGGCCCACCCAGGAAGACCTGGCCCACACGGTCGCCGCCACCGGCTGGAGCAAGGTCCGCTGGCGCAACTTGACCGGCGGAATAGTAGCGCTGCACCACGCTTTCAGGAGTTGA
- a CDS encoding superoxide dismutase family protein, translating to MRRSAALVLAATALVAAGCGGTDSSDGPETAASGALEAPQPITAQGTFSGYSPGRKAVSYDSALVPSGATAHLVIGQVVDTTTVTLSVTGLLPNRTYGAHLHTKPCGATGEAAGPHYQHRMDPAASASPPSVNPAYANAQNEVWLDVTTDSQGDGESKSTQMWVFTETPKSLVIHADKTQTMAGRAGTAGKRVACLSVNS from the coding sequence ATGCGTCGGTCCGCAGCGCTCGTCCTGGCGGCTACCGCCCTGGTCGCCGCCGGTTGCGGCGGCACCGATTCGTCCGACGGGCCGGAGACGGCGGCCTCCGGCGCTCTGGAGGCGCCGCAGCCGATCACGGCGCAGGGAACGTTCAGCGGATATTCGCCCGGCCGCAAAGCCGTCTCGTACGACTCCGCGCTGGTGCCGTCGGGCGCCACCGCGCACCTGGTGATCGGGCAGGTCGTCGACACCACGACCGTGACGCTGTCGGTCACCGGGCTGCTGCCGAACCGCACCTACGGGGCGCACCTGCACACGAAGCCGTGCGGCGCGACCGGCGAGGCCGCCGGCCCGCACTACCAGCACCGGATGGACCCGGCCGCCTCCGCGTCGCCGCCGTCGGTGAACCCGGCCTACGCGAACGCCCAGAACGAGGTGTGGCTCGACGTCACGACCGACTCGCAGGGCGACGGCGAGAGCAAGAGCACTCAGATGTGGGTGTTCACCGAGACCCCGAAGTCGCTGGTCATCCACGCCGACAAGACCCAGACCATGGCCGGCCGAGCCGGCACCGCCGGCAAACGAGTCGCCTGCCTGAGCGTCAACTCCTGA